CCCTGTGTGCGGGTAGGGCGGCGTCGACGGCGAGCGCCTGGACGATCCGCCCGGAGAAGCGGTGACCGGTGGCGCTCCTCCGCGGAGGCTTGAGCCGGGTCTCCAAGGTCACCATCCCGACAGCAGTAGGTGGTTGAGGAGCAGGGCGAGGGTGGCCTGTGCCGTGAGCCAGGCGCGGGGTCGGTTCAGGAACGCGCATGCCGGCAGCAGCCACATCGCGAACGGCAGCCAGATGCGCTCTGTTTCCGCTTTGCTCATGCCGGTGAGGTCGGCAGTGAGGAGCGCGAGAAGGGCGGCGAGGACGAGCAGGGCGAGGCGGGGTTCGGCGGCGGAGCGGCGCAGGCACGTGCGAAGACCCTGGCGGATGGGAGCCGCACCGGCTCGTCGCAGCCCGGCCACCGTCGCCGGACCTACGACGAGTGCCGTGCACGCGAGGTTCGCCCACACCCAGTAGCCGTACGGCCGGACACCGCCTGCCCCTTGGTAGTAGCGGGTGACCAGCAGGTGGTACGCCTCCCACCAGTTGAAGCCCGCGATCGTGAAGACGGCCGGGACGACGACGAAGCCGGCGAGGACGTAAGGGAGGGGACACAGCCGTCGGGAGCCGAGCAGCAGGACGCCGCCGGCGATCACCGCGAACAGTGCCAGCCCGTACGAGAGATACGCGGTGAGGCCGAAGAGGAGCCCGGAGGCGAGAGCTGCCGACCGGGGCCGGTGTCCCGTGACCGCGAGGGCGAGGAACGCGATCGCCCAGGCGGCGACCGCAGCGAAGTACCCGTCCGCGGAGGTGCCCATCCACACGGCGGCCGGGGCCAGGACCAGGAAGGGCGCGGCACGGCGGGCGAGCGCCTCCCCGGCCAGTGTTCGTACGGTGATGAGGACCGCCACCGCCGCTGTCGCCCCGACGATGATGCACCAGAGGCCCGCCCAGGCACCGCCGCCCAGCCCGATCCGGTCGAGGAGGACGAAGGTGAGGGTCGCCGCGGGGGGATGTCCGGCGACGTGCGCGGGCCAGGCGTCGGGTGAGTGGATCAGGATGTGGTGGGTGAAGTCCCGCAGGGCGGCGGGGATGTCGTGGAAGCGGTTGACGGGCTCGATGACCTGGAGGTACTCGTATTTGGTCGTGAGCCGACGGGCTATTCCGCGCTGCCATCCGTCGACCAGGGCGAGCGAGAACGTCCATGCCATGGCGGTGCCCCAGGCGGTGCACAGCAGCGCGCGCCAGGGCAGCCGGGCGGCGAGGAGCGGCCCGTACGCGACGACCACGACGGCCACCATGATCGCGGCGGGGGTGCCGGGGCCGACATGCGGCTCCCAATGGCCGTAAAGCGGCGGCCAGCTGACATGAAGGTTCCCGTAACGGTGTTCCAGGACGGTGCCGATCACAGCCGCCGTCGTGACGAGCAGCGCTGCGGCCAGGGCCGCAGACAGATCGCGGAGAAGATCGCGGTTCACACCGGCACGCTAGGCGAGGGAAGGCCGGATGCGACTCCGGTGAGCCTGGACGTCAGCGTTTCGTCATGTGTTGCGGGCCCCGCCCTCGGCCCTTACCGGCCTACGGTCGGGACATGCGCGACCATCGACTCCCCACCTCTCCCGGTTTCTGGCGCAGCCCGCTGCGCAGCCCCTGGTTCACCTCCGTGCTCGGTATCGTGCTGCTCGGCGGGATCACGGTGCTCTTCGCGACGGGCCTTGTGTCGTACGCCGCCTACAACCCGGACCTGTCGCCGGTGAATGACAAGACCCCGGACAAGGGCCTGCTCGGCTTCTACCTCTTCGCCTGGCCGACCGACCCGCCCTGGCTCTACCGGCTCACCCAGGGCGTCCACGTCACCCTGGGCATCGCGCTGATCCCCGTACTGCTGGCGAAGCTGTGGTCGGTCCTGCCGAGACTGTTCACCCTGCCGCCCGTGCGATCGCTCGCCCATGCGCTGGAGCGGATCTCGCTGCTTCTGCTGGTCGGGGGCGCGCTGTTCGAGTTCACCACGGGCGTGCTGAACGTCCAGCTCGACTACCTCTTCCCCGGCTCCTTCTATCCGCTGCACTTCTACGGCGCCTGGGTGTTCTTCGCGGCGTTCGTGACTCACGCGGTGCTGCGGGTGCCGGCCGCGGTACGCAATCTGCGCCACCTGCACGACGAGGAGGGCGGGCTGGTGTCCCCGAACCCCGCCCCGCCCACCGTCTCGCGCCGCGGCGCCCTCGCCTTCGTCGGCGGCGGCTCCCTGCTCCTGCTGGCCACGACGGCGGGCCGGAGCTTCGACGGACCGCTGCGGGCAACGGCTCTGCTCGCGCCGCACGGCGGCCCCGAACCGGGTTCGGGATCCGGTGGCTTCCAGATCAACAAGACGGCCGCGTCGCGCGGGATCAGCATGACGGAGACGAGTGACGAGGCGTGGCGGCTGGTCGTCGAGGGGCAGGGACGGACGGTCCGGCTGAGGCGGGCAGAGCTGCTGCAACTCCCCCTGTACAGCGCGGCGCTGCCCATCGCGTGCGTGGAAGGCTGGTCAACCTCCGACCAGTGGTGGCGGGGCGTACGCCTGCGGGATCTGGCGGCGCTCGTCGGGTTCGAGAGCGGCGCGGCGCCCGATGTCATGGTGGAGTCGCTCCAGCGGCACGGGTCGTTCCGCCGGGCCGCCCTGCGCAACAACCAGGTGCGCGACCCGCGTTCCCTGCTCGCCCTGTTCGTCAACGGCGAGCCCCTCACCGCGGACCACGGCTACCCGGCGCGGATCATCGTCCCCGCGGCGCCCGGCGTGCTCAACACCAAGTGGGTGGCACGGATGACCTTCGGAGAGCTGTGATGCGACGACATGTGATGCGACGGCTCGTGACGCGCCCGCACGTAGGCAGCCCGCTCCAGCTCCTGCTTCTCG
This is a stretch of genomic DNA from Streptomyces sp. NBC_00285. It encodes these proteins:
- a CDS encoding molybdopterin-dependent oxidoreductase; translation: MRDHRLPTSPGFWRSPLRSPWFTSVLGIVLLGGITVLFATGLVSYAAYNPDLSPVNDKTPDKGLLGFYLFAWPTDPPWLYRLTQGVHVTLGIALIPVLLAKLWSVLPRLFTLPPVRSLAHALERISLLLLVGGALFEFTTGVLNVQLDYLFPGSFYPLHFYGAWVFFAAFVTHAVLRVPAAVRNLRHLHDEEGGLVSPNPAPPTVSRRGALAFVGGGSLLLLATTAGRSFDGPLRATALLAPHGGPEPGSGSGGFQINKTAASRGISMTETSDEAWRLVVEGQGRTVRLRRAELLQLPLYSAALPIACVEGWSTSDQWWRGVRLRDLAALVGFESGAAPDVMVESLQRHGSFRRAALRNNQVRDPRSLLALFVNGEPLTADHGYPARIIVPAAPGVLNTKWVARMTFGEL